The Papaver somniferum cultivar HN1 chromosome 3, ASM357369v1, whole genome shotgun sequence genome includes a region encoding these proteins:
- the LOC113356737 gene encoding N-acylphosphatidylethanolamine synthase-like isoform X2 gives MGRTMAWAARSDHLGGIPRKLVIMGVGSFAKVVTSLLNSTSVQNPETLIRLARSRPQGVPLITVGNHMSTMDDPLMWGFKGFPTTDARVQRWVLAAEDICFRNSMLSYLFRLGKCIPIKRGGGIYQEHMEEALERLSDGAWLHTFPEGKICQDDAPIRRLKWGTASLIDRAPVTPIVLPIIHRGFEEASVSRNVGCAVFQIWLAVGIQMRKKQSQPTF, from the exons ATGGGAAGAACAATGGCTTGggcagcaagatcagatcatctTGGAGGCATTCCACGAAAACTTGTAATCATGGGTGTAGGAAGTTTTGCCAAAGTTGTTACTAGTCTTCTCAACTCAACTTCAGTACAAAATCCGGAAACCCTAATTCGTCTTGCTCGATCTCGTCCTCAAGGTGTTCCACTCATTACAGTCGGCAATCACATGTCCAC GATGGATGATCCATTAATGTGGGGATTTAAGGGTTTCCCTACTACTGATGCAAGAGTGCAACGGTGGGTTTTGGCTGCTGAAGATATTTGCTTCAGAAATTCGATGTTATCATACTTATTCAGACTTG GTAAATGCATACCCATAAAAAGAGGTGGTGGAATATATCAGGAGCACATGGAAGAAGCTCTTGAACGCTTGAGTGATGGAGCATGG TTGCATACGTTCCCAGAGGGTAAAATATGCCAGGATGATGCACCTATTAGACGATTAAAATGGGGAACCGCCAGTCTCATTGACCGTGCACCTGTAACACCAATAGTTTTGCCAATCATACATCGTGGTTTTGAAGAG GCGAGTGTATCAAGGAATGTAGGATGTGCTGTTTTTCAAATTTGGTTGGCAGTTGGCATTCAAATGCGCAAAAAACAGTCACAACCGACTTTTTAG
- the LOC113356737 gene encoding N-acylphosphatidylethanolamine synthase-like isoform X1 — protein sequence MGRTMAWAARSDHLGGIPRKLVIMGVGSFAKVVTSLLNSTSVQNPETLIRLARSRPQGVPLITVGNHMSTMDDPLMWGFKGFPTTDARVQRWVLAAEDICFRNSMLSYLFRLGKCIPIKRGGGIYQEHMEEALERLSDGAWLHTFPEGKICQDDAPIRRLKWGTASLIDRAPVTPIVLPIIHRGFEEVLPEKSFFGRRPPVPLWNKDIRIIVGEPIEFDLPQLRQTAISMSRGQSFDGVGWPTTSRHGLNQAAQRWLYTTISDKIRTVMEDLRGFGSTLFKLKV from the exons ATGGGAAGAACAATGGCTTGggcagcaagatcagatcatctTGGAGGCATTCCACGAAAACTTGTAATCATGGGTGTAGGAAGTTTTGCCAAAGTTGTTACTAGTCTTCTCAACTCAACTTCAGTACAAAATCCGGAAACCCTAATTCGTCTTGCTCGATCTCGTCCTCAAGGTGTTCCACTCATTACAGTCGGCAATCACATGTCCAC GATGGATGATCCATTAATGTGGGGATTTAAGGGTTTCCCTACTACTGATGCAAGAGTGCAACGGTGGGTTTTGGCTGCTGAAGATATTTGCTTCAGAAATTCGATGTTATCATACTTATTCAGACTTG GTAAATGCATACCCATAAAAAGAGGTGGTGGAATATATCAGGAGCACATGGAAGAAGCTCTTGAACGCTTGAGTGATGGAGCATGG TTGCATACGTTCCCAGAGGGTAAAATATGCCAGGATGATGCACCTATTAGACGATTAAAATGGGGAACCGCCAGTCTCATTGACCGTGCACCTGTAACACCAATAGTTTTGCCAATCATACATCGTGGTTTTGAAGAG gTGCTGCCTGAGAAATCTTTCTTCGGAAGACGACCTCCAGTCCCACTATGGAACAAAGATATCAGGATAATTGTAGGTGAGCCCATAGAATTTGATCTTCCCCAGTTGAGGCAGACGGCTATATCCATGTCTCGAGGACAATCCTTTGACGGTGTGGGTTGGCCTACCACTTCCCGCCATGGTTTGAATCAGGCGGCACAGAGATGGCT